In the genome of Methylomagnum ishizawai, the window CGAGATCGACCACGCGGACGCCCTCGGGCACCGGGCCGAGTTCGGGGCCGTGGTCCTGGACCTTCAACAGGTCCACCCGGTAGCCGCGCCGGGCCAGGGCGGGCACGAGGTGCTTCATGGCGCGGTCCACGCCGCTATGGCCGGAGGTGGCGACGAAGATGGCGATTTTCGGGGTCGGGGTCATGGTCGGAGCCGGGTTGGGATTATCCGATCCATTCTAAAGGATTCTCGGCGGCGGAAGGCTGGACGCCCGGTTGTTCGACCAATAAGCGGTGCCAGAGCGCGAATTGCAGCAGGCTGAAGATTTCGCGGGAAACCCCGCCCGTCGCCCGTTGCGCCGCGAACAAGGCCGGCAGGGCTGTCACGTCGAACCACGCCCCCAGCGCCGGATTGGCGATGAGCCGCCGTTCCAGTTGATCGAGGAACTCCCCCCGCAGCCATTCGCCCACCGGCACATGGAAACCGCGCTTCTTGCGGTGGATATGTTCGGGTGGCAACAACCGCCCGGCCCAGCGCCTCAGGAAATGCTTGCCGATGCCGCCCTCGACCTTGAGCCGGTCGGGCAGCGAAAGGCCGAACTCCACCACCCGGTGATCCAGGAACGGCACCCGGCCCTCGACCCCGAAGCCCATCAACATGCGGTCGGCCTTGACCAGGAGGTTATCCGGCAGGGCCGTGACCATATCGGTATATTGGGCGCGTTGGAGATAGCTCCAGGATTGGGGCGTCTCCCGCCAAGCGGCGATGACGGGGGCGCGGACCTGGCGGTCGGCCTGGGCCAGCGCGGGACCGAACAGTTTCCGGGTCCAGCGGGGCTGCAATTGAGGGCGGGTTTTGAAGCCCTCCGAACCCGGCGACCGCAGGTTTTTCCAAAACCGCCCCAGGTTGGGCCGGTAGCGTCCATAACCTGCGAACGCCTCGTCGCCGCCCTCGCCGCTGAATACCACCTTGAGCCCCGCCCCCGCCCGCTGGGCCAGGACGGCGGTGGGCAGGCAGGCGTAATCGCGCATCAGATCGTCGGCGGCCCAGACCGACCGCACCAACTGGCCGAACACTTCGTCCCGGTCCAGCCGCAAAGCCGTGTGTTCGGTGCGGAAGCGCCCGGCGATCCACTCGGCGTCGGAGAGTTCGTCGCGCATCTCCACGTCGCGATAGCCCACCGAATAAGTGCGGATGGGTCCATCGCAGAGTTTGTCGAGCATTCCCAGCAGGATGGCCGAATCCAGCCCGCCCGACAGGAACAGGCCATAGGGCACGTCCGAACGGATATGCTCGCGCATGACTTGGTGGAACAGCGCGTCGAATTCCTCGGCGGCTTCCGCGTAGCCGATAGCGCGGGTCTGGACCTGGAGCGGGGTCCAATAGCGGCGGCGGGTCAGGCGCAGGCTGTCGGTGTCGATCTCGATGATTTCGCCTGGAAGCACCCGCCGCACGCCCTGGAGAATCGTCTCCGCGCCGGTGCTGAACTGGTTTTGCAGGAATTGGGCGAAGGCCAGCGGATTGATTTCCGGGGTCCGGCCCAACAAGGGCAACAACGCCTTGAGTTCGGAGGCGAATACCACCTGGTCGGGCAATTCGGCGTAATACAGCGGTTTGATGCCCAGCCGGTCGCGGGCGATGACCACCCGCCCGCGCTCCCGGTCGTAGAGGGCGAAGGCGAACATGCCGTGCAGCGATTCGACGAAGCCCGCCGGGTCCAGGGCGTAGCCGTGGAGAATGGTTTCGCAGTCGGAATGGGTGGCGAACCCCCGGCCTTCGGCTTCCATCGCCTGGCGCAGTTCCACGAAGTTGTAGATTTCGCCGTTGGCGACCAGGGCGAGCCGACCCCCGCCGTCCAGGAGGGGCTGGCGACCGCCGCCCAGGTCGATGATCGACAGCCGGGTATGCACCAAGCCCACGCCATCCTCGGTGAAAACGCCGTGGCCGTCCGGCCCCCGGTGGCTCAACCGTTCCGCCGCCCGTTCCAACACCTGGGGTTCGACCCGCCCCGCCCGGCTAACGATGCCCGCGATACCGCACATGTGATTCCTTGGTAAATCCGATGGATGCAACCGGCGCGGCAGGGACGGAGTCCCGCCCGCCGGCTATGGAAAACCGCATAAACTACCCGCCGGGCGACGGTACCGCAACGGAGATTGATCGCGGTGGCTGGTTTCGCCACCGCCGCCCGCCTAAAATCCCGCCCCTGGCCACCCTACCCGCCCAGCCCCCCATGACTACCCATGCGCCCCCCGCTCCAACCGGCGGCTTCATCCGCCGCCCCGCCCACCGCTACGACGATCCGCTGTCCCGCCTCTGGATCGCCTGCGCCGAGGCCATCGGCTTCCGCATCGAGCGCTCGCCCGCCGCCTACGCCTCGACCGACGGTCGCGGCGCTATCCTCATCGGCACCGACGACTTGTTCGATCCCGACGACTCGCTGGCCCAGATGATTTTCCACGAACTCTGCCACGCCCTGGTCGAAGGCGAGACCGGGGAAAAGCGGGAGGATTGGGGGCTGGACAACACCCGGCAAGGCAGCCCGTGGCGGGAACATGCTTGTTTGCGGCTGCAAGCCTATCTGGCCGGGGGGGTGGGACTCCGGCGGTTTTTCGCGCCGACCACCGATTACCGGGTGACGTTCTGGGACGGCCTGCCCGCCGATCCCTTCGCGGCCCCGGCGGAAGCGGGCGGACGCCGCGAGCGTTCCTGCGTGGCGGCGCGGATCGCCGCGTGGCGGGCCTCGGGTCCGCGCTGGGCACCCTTGCGCGAGACGCTCCAGGCCAGCGCCGATCTCGCCGCGCTGGTGCCCAGGCATCTGCGCGGCGAAACCACGCCCTCGCTCTGGACCACGGTGGACCCGCCGCCCGATCCGCATCCCGCCGGGCATTCGACGGTGGCGGCCTACCACGCGGGTTCGGGCTGCGCCGATTGCGCTTGGGGGCATAGTTCACGGGGACATTTGCGCTGCCGCCACGCCCCGCAGGTCCGCCTCGCCCCGAACGCGCCCGCCTGTGCCCGTTACGAACCCGCCCGCGAATTGGATTGCCAAACCTGCGGGGCGTGTTGCCGCGAGGCTTACCATTCAGTGGAGATTTCGCGGCGGGAACCCTTGATCCAGCGGCATCCCGATATGGTGGTGGACGCCACGACCCATCTCAAGCTGCGGCGGGACGGGGAACGCTGCGCGGCGCTCCAAGGCGGCAACACCGCTTGCGAAGCCTACGCCTGCGCCATCTACGCGGACCGGCCCAAGACCTGCCGCGAATTCACCCTAGGGAGCGGACATTGCCTGGATGCACGGCGGCGGGTGGGTTTGTCGCTATGAGGGCGGGATCGCACCGGGATTTGCTCAGCCCGCCCCCAACAGCCGCTTGAACAGCGCGGTCCACTGGGAATCGCTCCCTTCCCAGCTACTGGTATCCGGCTCGAATATAACCAAGCCGTCGTCCGCCGCGGGCGGATTGACGATCCTGTCCGGGCGCGTCGTCACGACGAACTCTATATCCCTATCGAAGAACCTCGCGACCTCCTGTTTCAGCGCCATCAAGACCCCATAATCGACCGGATCGAGGCAAACCTCGGGTATATAGCCGTTATGGATATTGTTCTGGAGATTGGACCATAGGACGATCAGCTTTTTAGCCCGCCCGGCCAGGTCGAAGTTTTTGCGGACATGGGCGCGTTTGCTGATGAAGTTTTCATAGTTTTCGCGGATCATCTCCAAGCTGCCTTCCTGCCTGGGGAAATCATGCCAAAAATGGAATCCATACCGGTCCCACCTGGGGCGGCCGCCATGGATATATAACTCTTCGAGCGGCGGGATGGCCGGCCCCCCCTCCCTCAACCATTCGATCACGCACCCAGGCTGGGTGATGATGTAATCCAAATAAGTACCCCGTTTGGTCAAGTGTTCTATCCCGGTTATCCCGGCAATCAGCTCGATATTCTTATGGGCTTGCCATTCCGCCTGGCATGAAGTCCCAACGCTCAATATACATAGCTCTCTCGAATACAGCATAAAAAAACACTCGCACGACACGGATACAAAACAAAAAAACCCTTCCCACCGGCCCATACGCCTTCCATAGCCATCGATCCCGAGCGGGAAAGTATATACCCCGGCCCGGCGTCGGCACCGCCGGGGCATCGATTGCCGCAGCCCATGAAAAAGCGGCGGGGGCATGACGCCACCGCCGCTCGCGGGGAGGAAGCGGAACCCGCCGCCTCCAAGCCGGGAAACCGCCTCAAGCCGTAGGATAGGCCGCCAGCAAATCCGCCCCGATAGTGCCCTTGAGGCTATCGAGATAGGCGGGCGACCGGGCTTGTTCCAGCATGGACTCGGCCTGTTTCAAACGGCCCGGGATATCCAGTTCCTGGGCCACGTCGCGGTGGCTTTCCAAGGCGAGGAAAGCCCGCAAATCCTGGCAATGGCGTTCCCAGCGGGCGATATCGCGCTGCTGCTTGACCCCCAACCGCCGCCGGTACCAATCCGAACCCAGCAGGGATTCACGGGTGAACAGGGCGCGGATTTCCGGGTCGTGGGCGTCTTTCCCCTCGTATTTGCCGGTCGCCATGATGTGGAGCAGGGCTTTCAGCGGCGGGCAGGCGTCCTCGATGCTGCCGTCGTCCAGGTAGTGTTGGGCGGCTTGCTGCTGGGCCTCGACGATGTTGTTCACGCCATCGACGAACACCGCCATATCCTGGGTTTCCGGCTTCAAAATGGCCTCGTCCATCGCCACGCTGGGATTATCGAAAATCTTGCCCATGAAGCGCGACACGAAGCGGTCGGTGATGCGGTAGCCCAGGCGGCTGGCCTGCACCCAACGGCCCTGGTACTCGAAATCCTTCAGCGGTTCCAGATAGCCCTTGCGGATGAGGAATTCGGGGTCGCGCTCCTGTTCTTCCAGCCGCGCCCAGATTTCCGGGATAAGCAGGCTGATATCGTGATCGACCCGGAGGTTCGGGCCGATATAGCCCGCCGCGCTGGAAAACCCGGCGTAGCCGGTCACGATGAAGGAGACCAGGGCGTTGTTGAGGTCGGCGGTGGCCCGTAGCGCGTTGAACGGCCCCTTGGTCAAAGCGCCCTCGCTGCCCGCCCCGGTGGTCGAAGGCGATTTGCCGGTCACGCTACAGATGAAATCCATGAACAGTTCCGGCAGTTCCTGGTAATGGATCGGGTTGAACACCGCCAAGGGCCGGATGCCTTTTTCCGGCGGGTTGTTGCGGCGGCCGGTCAGCACCGCGTTGACCGGGTTCACCAAGGGTTGACCCAAAGGCACCTGACGGCGCAACCGGGTGCCGATCTCGGCGGTGTAGGTGCGCAAGGGCTTTTGGATATCCGGGCGCACTTGCAAATAACGCGGGTTCTTGCTGGGTTTGCCGTTGATGATGCGGGGATTGGCCGAGGACACCACATATTGCCCGCCTTCGGTGTAGGCCGCCTGCAACAGGTTGCGCATGGGATCGGTGTACTTCTGGAATTCCACCACGTCCTCGACGATGCCCTCCAACTGTTCGCCGATCAAAGGCTCGAAGTTGGCGATGAAATTGCCGGGCTGGGCCATGTCGAATTCGGTCTGCTTGTCGAAGCCGCGGTGGATGGCCTCGTCCGGGCGCTGGAATAAGCGGTATTCGCAGTTCTTCACCAGCTTGACACTGGCATTGGAGGATTTGGGCGAGCAATTCGGCAGCACGGTACGGCTGACCACCACGGAGGCGCTGATATCGTCCTCCATCTGCACCTTTTCGGCGGCGATGAAATCCTGCCGCACTTTATAGGTGCGCCAGTTGCCGGATTTTCCGAGGCCGATACGGAGATAGGAAGCTTCCAACTCGCGCCCGTCCAACTTCAAGGCGTGGCCCGGCATCCCGTTGATGACATCGACCGAGAAATGCGCGCGCCAATCCTCGCCCCATTCCGGCTTATAGAAGCGCTTGATGATGAACACCTGCGACAGGATGCGCGAAGGGATCGAGGCCAGCCATGCGGCGTAGTCCTCGGTGTTACTGGCGGTCGGGGTCAGCAATTTGATGACCGAGCCCAGGCTGCGCTCGGGACTCAGCACCTTGCGGCCGGGATCGCGGTCCTCGTGGGCGAATTCGAGCTTCAAGCGGTGGGTGTAATCGCGCTCGAAGATGGAGGCGACCAGGGCCATATCCTCCTCGAAATCCTGCACGAACACCGGACCGTAAATCACCGCGTCGTCGATGGATTTGGAGATTTCCGACTTGCCGCCGCCCGACACGGTGCAGGGTTTATGGCAGAACACGCCCTCAGCATCGGTGCCGATCAAGCGCCAGGACGGGGCGGAAGGATGTTTCCGCATCTCGACCCGGTAGCCGTGCGGCTGCATGTAAATCTTGCCGGGGCGCAGTTTGATGGACTGTTCGCCCTGGGCATTCTTCCAGCGGATGGTTTGCGAGCGCAAATCCATCCGCAAATCCAAGGGCACATAGACCAAATCCGGGTGGGTGCGGTCGATGGCGTAACCTTCGGGCTGCACGTCCATGATATCGCCGTAGCGCTCGACCATCTTTTCGAAAGAATAAAG includes:
- the asnB gene encoding asparagine synthase (glutamine-hydrolyzing) — its product is MCGIAGIVSRAGRVEPQVLERAAERLSHRGPDGHGVFTEDGVGLVHTRLSIIDLGGGRQPLLDGGGRLALVANGEIYNFVELRQAMEAEGRGFATHSDCETILHGYALDPAGFVESLHGMFAFALYDRERGRVVIARDRLGIKPLYYAELPDQVVFASELKALLPLLGRTPEINPLAFAQFLQNQFSTGAETILQGVRRVLPGEIIEIDTDSLRLTRRRYWTPLQVQTRAIGYAEAAEEFDALFHQVMREHIRSDVPYGLFLSGGLDSAILLGMLDKLCDGPIRTYSVGYRDVEMRDELSDAEWIAGRFRTEHTALRLDRDEVFGQLVRSVWAADDLMRDYACLPTAVLAQRAGAGLKVVFSGEGGDEAFAGYGRYRPNLGRFWKNLRSPGSEGFKTRPQLQPRWTRKLFGPALAQADRQVRAPVIAAWRETPQSWSYLQRAQYTDMVTALPDNLLVKADRMLMGFGVEGRVPFLDHRVVEFGLSLPDRLKVEGGIGKHFLRRWAGRLLPPEHIHRKKRGFHVPVGEWLRGEFLDQLERRLIANPALGAWFDVTALPALFAAQRATGGVSREIFSLLQFALWHRLLVEQPGVQPSAAENPLEWIG
- a CDS encoding YkgJ family cysteine cluster protein, which codes for MTTHAPPAPTGGFIRRPAHRYDDPLSRLWIACAEAIGFRIERSPAAYASTDGRGAILIGTDDLFDPDDSLAQMIFHELCHALVEGETGEKREDWGLDNTRQGSPWREHACLRLQAYLAGGVGLRRFFAPTTDYRVTFWDGLPADPFAAPAEAGGRRERSCVAARIAAWRASGPRWAPLRETLQASADLAALVPRHLRGETTPSLWTTVDPPPDPHPAGHSTVAAYHAGSGCADCAWGHSSRGHLRCRHAPQVRLAPNAPACARYEPARELDCQTCGACCREAYHSVEISRREPLIQRHPDMVVDATTHLKLRRDGERCAALQGGNTACEAYACAIYADRPKTCREFTLGSGHCLDARRRVGLSL